In Streptomyces alboniger, the following are encoded in one genomic region:
- a CDS encoding succinic semialdehyde dehydrogenase: protein MTDSQATAAPLGTNPTAPAPAGARTAADVVTPELIAQLTRDVIGSGHTANHTPLTGEKLADLPESTPEDVATAFQRARTAQIAWARTPVRQRAAVLLRFHDLVLQRQAEVLDLIQLETGKTRLHAHEEIQAVVVAARHYGRKAPSYLSPKRHTGVVPALTKVTENRQPRGVVGQIAPWNYPLELSIGDALPALVAGNALVMKPDTETCLTALWARDLIIEAGLPSEVFQVVLGDGPVVGPEIVKHADYVSFTGSTRTGREVAQGAAARLVGVSLELGGKNAMLVLHDADIDKAAAGAVRACFSSAGQLCISIERLYVHESIADRFVERFAERTRAMRLGTSLAYGADMGSLVGERQLETVTRHVEEALAKGATLVAGGVARPDIGPYFYEPTILDNVEAPMAVRVEETFGPVVSLYRFTDENEAIELANSTPYGLNSSVWTKDGSRGRAIAARLRTGTVNINEGYAPAYGSVQSPMGGMKESGLGRRHGSEGILKFTEAQTVAQQRLMPLAPSFGLDDEKYAAFMSTSLKVMKALRLR, encoded by the coding sequence ATGACGGACTCGCAGGCCACCGCAGCGCCCCTCGGAACGAACCCGACCGCCCCGGCCCCCGCAGGCGCGCGCACCGCCGCCGACGTGGTCACGCCCGAGCTGATAGCCCAGCTCACCCGTGACGTCATCGGTTCGGGGCACACGGCCAACCACACGCCGCTCACCGGCGAGAAGCTGGCCGACCTGCCCGAGTCCACCCCCGAGGACGTGGCCACCGCCTTCCAGCGGGCCCGCACCGCTCAGATCGCCTGGGCCAGGACGCCCGTACGGCAGCGCGCCGCCGTGCTGCTCCGCTTCCACGACCTGGTGCTCCAGCGTCAGGCCGAGGTGCTCGACCTGATCCAGCTGGAGACCGGCAAGACCCGCCTCCACGCGCACGAGGAGATCCAGGCCGTCGTGGTCGCCGCCCGGCACTACGGCCGCAAGGCCCCCTCCTACCTGAGCCCCAAGCGGCACACCGGCGTCGTCCCGGCCCTCACCAAGGTCACCGAGAACCGCCAGCCCCGCGGAGTCGTTGGGCAGATAGCCCCCTGGAACTACCCCCTCGAACTCTCCATCGGCGACGCGCTGCCCGCCCTCGTCGCGGGCAACGCGCTCGTGATGAAGCCCGACACGGAGACCTGCCTCACCGCACTGTGGGCCCGAGACCTGATCATCGAGGCGGGCCTGCCGTCCGAGGTCTTCCAGGTCGTCCTCGGCGACGGCCCGGTCGTCGGCCCGGAGATCGTCAAGCACGCCGACTACGTCTCCTTCACCGGCTCCACGCGCACGGGCCGCGAGGTCGCCCAGGGCGCCGCGGCCCGCCTGGTCGGCGTATCGCTCGAACTGGGCGGCAAGAACGCGATGCTGGTCCTGCACGACGCCGACATCGACAAGGCCGCGGCGGGCGCGGTGCGCGCCTGCTTCTCCTCCGCGGGCCAACTGTGCATCTCCATCGAGCGGTTGTACGTCCATGAGTCGATCGCCGACCGGTTCGTGGAGCGCTTCGCCGAGCGGACGAGGGCGATGCGGCTCGGCACGTCCCTCGCGTACGGCGCCGACATGGGATCGCTGGTCGGCGAGCGGCAGCTGGAGACCGTGACCCGGCACGTCGAGGAGGCCCTCGCCAAGGGTGCCACGCTCGTCGCGGGCGGCGTCGCGCGCCCGGACATCGGCCCCTACTTCTACGAGCCGACGATCCTGGACAACGTCGAGGCCCCGATGGCGGTCCGCGTTGAGGAAACGTTTGGCCCGGTCGTCTCCCTCTACCGCTTCACGGACGAGAACGAGGCGATCGAACTCGCCAACTCCACGCCGTACGGCCTGAACTCCTCGGTCTGGACGAAGGACGGCAGCCGCGGCCGCGCGATCGCCGCCCGGCTGCGCACCGGCACGGTGAACATCAACGAGGGGTACGCGCCCGCCTACGGCAGCGTGCAGTCCCCGATGGGCGGCATGAAGGAATCGGGCCTCGGCCGCCGGCACGGCTCCGAGGGCATCCTCAAGTTCACCGAGGCGCAGACCGTCGCCCAGCAGCGGCTCATGCCGCTGGCCCCGTCCTTCGGTCTGGACGACGAGAAGTACGCGGCGTTCATGAGCACGAGCCTCAAGGTCATGAAGGCGCTCCGACTGCGCTAG
- a CDS encoding serine/threonine-protein kinase has translation MSNDGGTSYGPYEPTSYGLRPPRQPGAPGQPGNPYAQPTPAVPNQPSEPDPGAGRLIAGRYRLLAKLGHGGMGTVWRAKDETVDREVAVKEPRLPDHLPERERANAFERMRREARAAARLDHPAVVNVHDVAVEDGQPWIVMELVQGRSLGAALQEGTLGARDAARIGLDVLNALDAAHQAGILHRDVKPDNVMLGRHDRVVLTDFGIAQIEGETSLTDTGGFVGSPEFIAPERVLGQRPGPASDLWSLGVVLYAATEGVSPFRRNNTPATLQSVLNATPAAPASASGPLAEAINGLLAKDPAHRPDAARVRTLLEEAARPPQPAPTQVVTVAGGGDGRNGKGVFLSRKALSVIAGVVVVAVAAGVLVALNPFAGSKDAEGWRKHEAKELAATVAAPAGYRKAEDDNSNEKEHWVRYTDPSGSVWISLSLLKKSENTSGEIAATAAAEMYDDDAGFKESGNYTMGMASDPAPRSDPKETEFKGEKAAENTVVYSTTDSENPLPRELKAFYYKTKGGDMYKLLVSYPGKGDFTARGREVAETAIADLELDRL, from the coding sequence ATGAGTAATGACGGGGGCACCTCATACGGCCCGTACGAGCCCACCAGCTACGGCCTGCGGCCACCGCGACAACCCGGCGCTCCCGGGCAGCCCGGCAACCCCTACGCCCAGCCCACCCCTGCCGTGCCGAACCAGCCGTCCGAGCCCGACCCCGGCGCGGGCCGGCTGATCGCGGGCCGCTACCGGCTGCTGGCCAAGCTCGGCCACGGCGGCATGGGCACGGTGTGGCGCGCCAAGGACGAGACGGTGGACCGCGAGGTCGCCGTGAAGGAGCCGCGCCTCCCCGACCACCTGCCCGAGCGCGAACGCGCCAACGCCTTTGAGCGGATGCGCCGCGAGGCACGCGCCGCGGCCCGCCTCGACCATCCCGCCGTCGTGAACGTCCACGACGTGGCGGTCGAGGACGGGCAGCCGTGGATCGTGATGGAGCTGGTCCAGGGCCGCTCGCTCGGCGCCGCGCTCCAGGAGGGCACGCTGGGCGCCCGTGATGCCGCGCGCATCGGCCTCGACGTCCTGAACGCCCTGGACGCCGCGCACCAGGCGGGCATCCTGCACCGTGACGTGAAGCCGGACAACGTCATGCTCGGCAGGCACGACCGGGTCGTCCTCACCGACTTCGGCATCGCCCAGATCGAGGGCGAGACCAGTCTGACCGACACCGGCGGCTTCGTCGGCTCCCCCGAGTTCATCGCCCCGGAGCGGGTGTTGGGCCAGCGCCCCGGCCCGGCCTCCGACCTCTGGTCGCTGGGTGTCGTCCTGTACGCGGCGACGGAGGGCGTCTCACCGTTCCGCCGCAACAACACCCCGGCGACGCTCCAGTCCGTCCTCAACGCGACGCCCGCCGCGCCCGCCTCCGCCTCCGGCCCGCTCGCCGAGGCGATCAACGGCCTGCTGGCCAAGGACCCCGCACACCGTCCCGACGCCGCGCGGGTCCGCACCCTCCTGGAGGAGGCGGCGAGGCCCCCGCAGCCGGCGCCCACGCAGGTCGTCACGGTCGCGGGCGGCGGTGACGGACGGAACGGCAAGGGGGTCTTCCTGAGCCGCAAGGCGCTGTCCGTCATCGCCGGGGTGGTCGTCGTGGCCGTAGCGGCGGGCGTGCTGGTGGCGCTGAACCCGTTCGCCGGTTCGAAGGACGCCGAGGGGTGGCGGAAGCACGAGGCGAAGGAGCTGGCGGCGACCGTCGCCGCACCCGCCGGCTACCGGAAGGCCGAGGACGACAACTCCAACGAGAAGGAGCACTGGGTCCGGTACACCGACCCGAGCGGCAGCGTCTGGATCAGCCTCTCCCTCCTGAAGAAGTCCGAGAACACCAGCGGCGAGATCGCCGCGACCGCGGCCGCCGAGATGTACGACGACGACGCCGGTTTCAAGGAGTCCGGCAACTACACCATGGGCATGGCCTCCGACCCCGCTCCGAGGAGCGACCCCAAGGAGACCGAGTTCAAGGGGGAGAAGGCCGCGGAGAACACCGTCGTCTACTCCACCACGGACAGCGAGAACCCCCTCCCGCGCGAGCTCAAGGCCTTCTACTACAAGACGAAGGGCGGGGACATGTACAAGCTGCTCGTGAGCTACCCGGGCAAGGGCGACTTCACCGCCCGCGGCCGCGAGGTCGCCGAGACGGCCATCGCCGATCTGGAACTCGACCGGCTCTGA
- a CDS encoding LPXTG cell wall anchor domain-containing protein: MALLSAPGAFAVEGAEPAESAPASDPTPDPKLDPAKKPTLPKPPADKPPTKAEEPGDPDEPENPEDPEEPGEPGDEPTEHGSEDEREPQPVDCPVNDKGVDPDSELEIDLAGLPGKIVAGSGWHRFELTATNPTAEAFGEVKWLVTVYNDLYSEDERDHVSTYSELQFIDPETKAWKSVDEFPAHGVIELGAEETVDIQLRLKVSADAPIGKAYATGVGHYVDSELDCTHNSADEDPLKILKPGSENKHPGTPKPTKKPTKKPSVVTQPQGGAKDLPVTGSLADTGSSSALPAIGLIGGAAVVIGAGAVFVVRRRKGDTAG, encoded by the coding sequence ATGGCGCTCCTGTCCGCTCCCGGCGCGTTCGCTGTCGAGGGCGCCGAGCCCGCCGAGTCCGCCCCGGCTTCAGACCCGACTCCGGACCCGAAGCTCGACCCGGCCAAGAAGCCCACCCTGCCGAAGCCCCCGGCCGACAAACCCCCGACGAAGGCCGAGGAGCCGGGGGATCCGGATGAGCCGGAAAACCCGGAAGACCCGGAAGAGCCCGGCGAGCCGGGCGATGAGCCCACCGAGCACGGCTCGGAGGACGAGCGGGAGCCGCAGCCCGTCGACTGCCCGGTCAACGACAAGGGCGTCGACCCCGACTCCGAGCTGGAGATCGATCTCGCCGGCCTGCCCGGCAAGATCGTCGCGGGCAGTGGCTGGCACCGGTTCGAGCTGACCGCCACCAACCCCACCGCGGAGGCGTTCGGCGAGGTCAAATGGCTTGTGACCGTGTACAACGACTTGTACAGCGAGGACGAGCGGGACCATGTGAGCACGTACTCCGAGCTCCAGTTCATCGACCCCGAGACCAAGGCCTGGAAGTCGGTCGACGAGTTCCCTGCCCACGGTGTCATCGAGCTGGGCGCCGAGGAGACGGTCGACATCCAGCTGCGGCTCAAGGTCAGCGCCGATGCCCCGATCGGCAAGGCCTACGCGACGGGCGTCGGCCATTACGTCGACTCCGAGCTGGACTGCACGCACAACTCGGCCGACGAGGACCCGCTGAAGATCCTCAAGCCCGGCAGCGAGAACAAGCATCCGGGCACGCCGAAGCCGACCAAGAAGCCGACCAAGAAGCCGTCCGTCGTCACGCAGCCGCAGGGCGGCGCCAAGGACCTTCCTGTGACCGGCAGCCTCGCCGACACCGGGTCGAGCTCGGCGCTGCCGGCCATCGGCCTCATCGGTGGCGCCGCCGTGGTCATCGGCGCGGGCGCGGTGTTCGTCGTACGCCGCCGCAAGGGCGACACCGCCGGGTAG
- a CDS encoding serine/threonine-protein kinase, with amino-acid sequence MGSLGDRAGGSSDRVIAGRYRLEARLGRGGMGVVWRAADLLLGRQVAVKELERDETLSDTEATQQHERSLREARAVAQLRHPHIVVVHDVVVEDEQPFIVMELIDGGSLAARIARHGPIDADTVARMGIDLLGALSTAHEAGILHRDLKPANVLLERATGRVVLTDFGIAQVTGATTLTEVGSFVGSPEYTAPERIAGEQTGPESDLWSLGALLVTALAGESPFRRDSIGGVLHAVVYEEIRPADSAAPLLPAVLGLLERDPRRRLDAAQAERLLRAYVETGRMPERPGNGGPASHGGFIGARRELPPGRAESARPRSRQSRVMLIAAALVAAVAGAGVSATALLLGRDGGGGTPSNSASPSTTVSRATPTVTVTQGTRTPRPSTPGPSTPQPPDGYRLAKDPEGFTIAVPKGFMRETDGRRIFYVSPSGTYRIGIKEADPEPGGPLAAQRRADTEGPRNNPGYRNSEVTETTRNGRPAALWEFTWDGASKTQGERHTYDLCWEEGGRMYDVWVSGPAEQAEQTRKYFDTAVDTFVRR; translated from the coding sequence ATGGGGAGCCTGGGAGACCGCGCAGGTGGGAGCAGCGACCGTGTGATCGCGGGCCGCTACCGCCTGGAGGCGCGGCTCGGCCGGGGCGGCATGGGGGTCGTGTGGCGCGCCGCCGACCTGCTCCTCGGGCGGCAGGTCGCCGTCAAGGAACTGGAGCGGGACGAGACGCTCTCCGACACCGAGGCCACACAGCAGCACGAGCGGTCCCTGCGCGAGGCGCGTGCTGTCGCGCAGCTGCGGCATCCGCACATCGTCGTCGTGCACGACGTGGTCGTGGAGGACGAACAGCCGTTCATCGTCATGGAGTTGATCGACGGCGGTTCGCTGGCGGCGCGCATCGCGCGGCACGGGCCGATCGACGCGGACACCGTCGCCCGCATGGGCATCGACCTCCTCGGCGCGCTGAGCACCGCCCACGAGGCGGGCATCCTGCACCGCGACCTCAAGCCCGCCAACGTGCTCCTGGAGCGGGCCACCGGCCGTGTCGTCCTCACCGACTTCGGGATCGCGCAGGTCACCGGGGCGACGACACTCACGGAAGTGGGGTCGTTCGTGGGCTCCCCCGAGTACACCGCGCCCGAGCGCATCGCGGGCGAGCAGACCGGCCCCGAGTCCGACCTGTGGTCGCTCGGCGCGCTGCTCGTCACCGCGCTCGCCGGTGAGTCGCCCTTCCGCAGGGACTCCATCGGCGGCGTCCTGCACGCGGTCGTCTACGAGGAGATACGCCCAGCGGACAGCGCGGCGCCGCTCCTCCCCGCAGTCCTCGGCCTCCTGGAACGCGACCCGCGGCGGCGCCTGGACGCGGCGCAGGCGGAACGGCTGCTGCGGGCGTACGTCGAGACGGGACGCATGCCCGAGCGGCCCGGAAACGGCGGCCCGGCCTCGCACGGCGGCTTCATCGGAGCGCGCCGCGAACTGCCGCCGGGCCGCGCCGAGTCCGCCCGGCCGCGGAGCCGTCAGAGCCGGGTCATGCTGATCGCCGCGGCGCTGGTGGCGGCCGTGGCCGGGGCCGGGGTCTCGGCGACCGCGCTCCTTCTGGGCAGGGACGGGGGCGGCGGTACGCCGTCGAACTCGGCCTCACCCTCCACCACCGTCAGCAGGGCGACCCCCACGGTGACGGTCACTCAGGGCACGCGTACGCCCAGGCCGTCCACGCCTGGGCCCTCCACGCCCCAGCCGCCCGACGGCTACCGGCTGGCGAAGGACCCCGAGGGCTTCACGATCGCCGTACCGAAGGGATTCATGCGGGAGACGGACGGGCGGCGGATCTTCTACGTCTCGCCGAGCGGCACCTACCGCATCGGCATCAAGGAGGCGGACCCCGAGCCGGGTGGCCCGCTCGCCGCGCAGCGCCGCGCCGACACCGAGGGGCCGCGGAACAACCCCGGTTACCGCAACAGCGAGGTCACCGAGACCACGCGCAACGGCAGGCCTGCCGCCCTGTGGGAGTTCACGTGGGACGGCGCCAGCAAGACGCAGGGCGAGCGGCACACGTACGACCTGTGCTGGGAGGAGGGCGGCAGGATGTACGACGTGTGGGTCTCGGGCCCGGCGGAGCAGGCGGAGCAGACGCGGAAGTACTTCGACACGGCGGTCGATACGTTCGTACGCCGGTAG
- a CDS encoding pyridoxamine 5'-phosphate oxidase family protein: MTSNWAAFVAAEPALARTVEDRFGAFTHHVLATLRKDGSPRTTGIEVRFLNGELWLGMMPGSLKALDLRRDSRFALQANPGSGTEMAGGDVRVAGRAVEVRDPQEIARYAEVVNPPDLDAFHLFRAELTEVVRTYIEDEKYLAVQLWKPGAPLRTTRRT; the protein is encoded by the coding sequence ATGACGTCGAACTGGGCGGCCTTCGTTGCCGCGGAACCCGCTCTCGCCCGCACCGTCGAGGATCGATTCGGCGCCTTCACCCACCATGTCCTCGCCACGCTCCGCAAGGACGGCTCACCGCGGACCACGGGCATCGAAGTGCGTTTCCTCAACGGGGAGTTGTGGCTCGGCATGATGCCGGGCTCCCTCAAGGCGCTCGACCTGCGCCGCGACTCGCGGTTCGCGCTCCAGGCGAATCCCGGGTCCGGTACGGAGATGGCGGGCGGCGATGTCCGCGTCGCGGGCCGCGCGGTCGAGGTGCGGGACCCGCAGGAGATCGCGCGCTATGCGGAGGTGGTCAATCCGCCGGACCTGGACGCGTTCCACCTCTTCCGCGCCGAGCTGACGGAGGTGGTGCGCACGTACATCGAGGACGAGAAGTACCTGGCGGTGCAGCTCTGGAAGCCGGGTGCGCCGCTGCGCACGACTCGGCGGACGTGA
- the guaA gene encoding glutamine-hydrolyzing GMP synthase — protein sequence MPSAPHAAAAPDTVLVVDFGAQYAQLIARRVREARVYSEIVPSTMPVSEMLAKKPAAIILSGGPSSVYAEHAPTVDRSLFEAGVPVFGMCYGFQLMATTLGGTVDDNGAREYGRTPLTVSKPSSTLFEGTPTEQSVWMSHGDACSAAPEGFTVTASTDVVPVAAFEDDEKKLYAVQYHPEVMHSTHGQQVLEHFLYRGAGLKPDWTTGNVIDEQVAAIREQVGTKRAICGLSGGVDSAVAAALVQKAIGSQLTCVYVDHGLMRKDETEQVEKDFVAATGVQLKVVDAQERFLAALAGVSDPEEKRKIIGREFIRVFEQAQAEIVAEAPGDQPVEFLVQGTLYPDVVESGGGTGTANIKSHHNVGGLPEDLEFKLIEPLRKLFKDEVRMVGAELGLPDEIVQRQPFPGPGLGIRIVGEVTKERLDLLREADAIAREELTAAGLDRDIWQCPVVLLADVRSVGVQGDGRTYGHPIVLRPVSSEDAMTADWTRMPYDVLAKISTRITNEVAEVNRVVLDVTSKPPGTIEWE from the coding sequence GTGCCATCAGCGCCCCACGCTGCCGCCGCTCCCGACACCGTTCTGGTCGTCGACTTCGGAGCGCAGTACGCCCAGCTCATCGCCCGTCGCGTCCGTGAGGCCCGGGTCTACAGCGAGATCGTGCCGAGCACGATGCCCGTCTCCGAGATGCTCGCCAAGAAGCCGGCGGCGATCATCCTCTCCGGCGGCCCCTCGTCGGTGTACGCGGAGCACGCGCCCACCGTCGACCGCAGCCTGTTCGAGGCCGGCGTCCCCGTCTTCGGCATGTGCTACGGCTTCCAGCTGATGGCGACCACGCTCGGCGGCACCGTCGACGACAACGGCGCGCGTGAGTACGGACGGACGCCCCTGACCGTCTCCAAGCCCAGCTCCACCCTCTTCGAGGGCACCCCGACCGAGCAGTCCGTGTGGATGTCGCACGGCGACGCGTGCAGCGCGGCGCCCGAGGGCTTCACCGTCACCGCGTCCACGGACGTCGTACCGGTCGCCGCCTTCGAGGACGACGAAAAGAAGCTGTACGCCGTGCAGTACCACCCCGAGGTGATGCACTCCACGCACGGCCAGCAGGTCCTGGAGCACTTCCTCTACCGCGGCGCGGGCCTCAAGCCCGACTGGACGACCGGCAACGTCATCGACGAGCAGGTCGCCGCGATCCGCGAGCAGGTCGGCACCAAGCGCGCCATCTGCGGCCTGTCCGGCGGCGTGGACTCCGCCGTCGCCGCGGCGCTCGTCCAGAAGGCCATCGGCTCGCAGCTGACCTGCGTATACGTCGACCACGGCCTGATGCGCAAGGACGAGACCGAGCAGGTCGAGAAGGACTTCGTCGCCGCGACCGGCGTACAGCTCAAGGTCGTCGACGCCCAGGAGCGGTTCCTGGCCGCGCTCGCCGGGGTCTCCGACCCCGAGGAGAAGCGGAAGATCATCGGCCGCGAGTTCATCCGGGTCTTCGAGCAGGCCCAGGCGGAGATCGTCGCCGAGGCCCCCGGCGACCAGCCGGTCGAGTTCCTGGTCCAGGGCACGCTCTACCCCGACGTGGTCGAGTCCGGCGGCGGCACCGGCACCGCGAACATCAAGTCCCACCACAACGTGGGCGGCCTCCCCGAGGACCTCGAGTTCAAGCTCATCGAGCCGCTGCGCAAGCTGTTCAAGGACGAGGTCCGCATGGTCGGCGCCGAGCTCGGCCTGCCCGACGAGATCGTCCAGCGCCAGCCCTTCCCCGGCCCCGGCCTCGGCATCCGCATCGTCGGCGAGGTCACCAAGGAACGCCTCGACCTGCTGCGCGAGGCCGACGCCATCGCCCGCGAGGAGCTGACGGCGGCCGGTCTCGACCGGGACATCTGGCAGTGCCCGGTCGTGCTGCTCGCGGACGTCCGCAGCGTCGGCGTCCAGGGCGACGGCCGCACCTACGGCCACCCGATCGTGCTGCGCCCCGTCTCGTCCGAGGACGCCATGACGGCCGACTGGACCCGCATGCCGTACGACGTCCTCGCGAAGATCTCGACCCGCATCACGAACGAGGTCGCCGAGGTGAACCGCGTGGTCCTCGACGTGACGTCGAAGCCGCCGGGCACCATCGAGTGGGAGTGA
- a CDS encoding GMC oxidoreductase: MSQESSAQNQGTDVPGDAYDYDVIVVGSGFGGAVSALRLTEKGYRVGVLEAGRRFTRATLPKNSWDLKNYLWAPALGLFGIQRIHLLGNVMVLAGAGVGGGSLNYANTLYVPPAPFFNDPQWKNITDWHDELSPYYEQAKRMLGVRLNPTTTPSDVHLKATAEEMGVGDTFHMAPVGVFFGDEDDADGTSTARPGAEVPDPYFGGAGPSRRACTECGECMTGCRHGAKNTLNENYLYLAEKAGAVIHPMTSVVSLTEDSRGGYAVATLPTDDKRKGRGRVFTAPRVVVAAGTYGTQTLLHRMKDSGLLPRISSRLGTMTRTNSEALVGAQTTERRYRKRHGGQKLDFTKGVAITSSIHPDENTHIEPVRYGKKSNAMGSLTVLQVPYSAKGGKARVTGWLGNVARHPMLLVRSLSNRRWSERVIIGLVMQSLDNSLSTYRKEKGIGKGLLTARQGHGAPNPDQIPEATRAATLLSKEINGFAGSNIGELMGTPLTAHFLGGCPIGDSADTGVIDPYHRLYGHPGISVVDGAAVSANLGVNPSLTITAQAERAMSFWPNKGGEDPRPAQGERYVRLAAVEPKTPVVPADAFGALKLPFLGMPAVPPKK, encoded by the coding sequence ATGTCACAGGAGAGCTCTGCCCAGAACCAGGGCACCGACGTGCCCGGCGACGCGTACGACTACGACGTCATCGTCGTAGGCAGCGGCTTCGGCGGCGCGGTGTCCGCGCTGCGCCTGACGGAGAAGGGCTACCGCGTCGGCGTCCTCGAAGCCGGCCGCCGCTTCACGCGCGCGACGCTGCCGAAGAACTCCTGGGACCTGAAGAACTACCTCTGGGCCCCGGCCCTCGGCCTCTTCGGCATCCAGCGCATACACCTGCTCGGCAACGTGATGGTCCTCGCGGGCGCCGGAGTCGGCGGCGGCTCGCTCAACTACGCCAACACCCTCTACGTACCGCCCGCCCCGTTCTTCAACGACCCGCAGTGGAAGAACATCACGGACTGGCACGACGAACTGAGCCCCTACTACGAGCAGGCCAAGCGCATGCTCGGCGTACGGCTCAACCCGACGACCACGCCATCGGACGTCCATCTGAAGGCCACCGCCGAGGAGATGGGCGTCGGGGACACGTTCCACATGGCGCCCGTCGGCGTCTTCTTCGGCGACGAGGACGACGCGGACGGTACGTCGACGGCGCGGCCCGGCGCGGAGGTCCCCGACCCCTACTTCGGCGGCGCGGGCCCCTCGCGGCGCGCCTGTACCGAGTGCGGCGAGTGCATGACCGGGTGCCGGCACGGCGCGAAGAACACCCTCAACGAGAACTACCTGTACCTGGCGGAGAAGGCCGGGGCGGTCATCCACCCGATGACGTCGGTGGTCTCCCTCACGGAGGACTCGCGGGGCGGCTACGCCGTGGCGACGCTGCCCACGGACGACAAGCGCAAGGGCAGGGGCCGGGTCTTCACGGCCCCCAGGGTCGTCGTCGCCGCCGGTACCTACGGCACGCAGACGCTGTTGCACCGCATGAAGGACAGCGGCCTGCTCCCGCGCATCTCCTCGCGGCTCGGCACGATGACCCGCACCAACTCCGAGGCCCTGGTGGGCGCCCAGACCACCGAGCGCCGCTACCGCAAGCGGCACGGCGGGCAGAAGCTCGACTTCACCAAGGGCGTCGCGATCACCTCGTCGATCCACCCGGACGAGAACACGCACATCGAACCCGTCCGCTACGGCAAGAAGTCCAACGCCATGGGCAGCCTGACCGTGCTCCAGGTCCCGTACAGCGCGAAGGGCGGCAAGGCGCGGGTCACCGGCTGGCTCGGCAACGTCGCCCGCCACCCCATGCTCCTGGTCCGCTCGCTCTCCAACCGGCGCTGGTCGGAGCGGGTCATCATCGGCCTGGTCATGCAGTCGCTCGACAACTCCCTGTCCACGTACCGCAAGGAGAAGGGGATCGGGAAGGGCCTGCTCACCGCCCGTCAGGGCCACGGCGCGCCCAACCCCGACCAGATACCCGAGGCCACGCGCGCGGCGACACTCCTGTCGAAGGAGATCAACGGCTTCGCGGGTTCGAACATCGGCGAGCTGATGGGCACCCCGCTGACCGCCCACTTCCTCGGCGGCTGCCCCATCGGCGACTCGGCCGACACAGGTGTCATCGACCCCTACCACCGGCTCTACGGCCACCCGGGGATCTCGGTCGTCGACGGCGCCGCGGTCTCCGCGAACCTCGGCGTGAACCCGTCCCTGACGATCACCGCGCAGGCCGAGCGGGCGATGTCGTTCTGGCCCAACAAGGGCGGCGAGGACCCGCGTCCGGCGCAGGGCGAGCGGTATGTGCGGCTCGCGGCCGTGGAACCGAAGACCCCGGTGGTCCCGGCGGACGCGTTCGGCGCGCTGAAGCTGCCGTTCCTGGGGATGCCGGCGGTGCCGCCCAAGAAGTAG
- a CDS encoding chorismate mutase, which yields MPATATSAATATSVASVASATSLASATAEKTGARTPEAVGVIENARERIDALDDRIIGLVQERMAVSAVIQEARITSGGRRVSLSREMEVLGHYRDALGKPGTTLAMTLLELCRGRV from the coding sequence ATGCCCGCCACCGCCACCTCCGCAGCCACCGCCACCTCCGTTGCCTCCGTCGCTTCCGCCACCTCCCTCGCTTCCGCGACCGCTGAGAAGACCGGCGCCCGCACGCCCGAGGCCGTCGGCGTGATCGAGAACGCCCGTGAGCGGATCGACGCGCTCGACGACCGCATCATCGGGCTCGTCCAGGAACGGATGGCCGTCTCGGCCGTGATCCAGGAGGCCCGCATCACCTCGGGCGGGCGCCGCGTCAGCCTCTCCCGCGAGATGGAGGTCCTCGGCCACTACAGGGACGCGCTCGGCAAGCCCGGCACGACGCTCGCGATGACGCTTCTGGAGCTGTGCCGGGGCCGCGTCTGA